CTCGCGAGCGATGGCCGCGCCCAGCGGGTTGCCGCAGTACGAGTGCCCGTAATACAGCGCCCGGGACGACGCGCCGAGGAAGCCCGAGAAGATGCGCTCCGACGCGAGCGTCACCGCGAAGGGCATCAGCCCGCCCGACAGCGCCTTCGCGAGGCAGAGCAGGTCCGGCACCACGCCCGCCAGGTCCACCGCGAAGCGCGCGCCCGTGCGCCCCATGCCGGTGAAGACCTCGTCGGCGATGAGGAACGTGTCCACCGCGCGCGTGGCCTCGCGCACCGCGCGCAGGAAGTCCGGCGAGTACATCTGCATGCCGGAGGCGCCCTGGATGACGGGCTCCACGATGACCCCCGCGATGTCCTCCGGGTGCTCGCGCAGCGCGGCCTGGACCTGGGCGAAGGCGCGCTCCCAGCCGCCCTCCTCCGCTGGCGAGGGCACGTGCACCACGTCGAACAGCAGCGGGCCGAAGATGTCGCGGAACTCGCGCACGCCGCCCACGCTCGTGGAGCCCAGCGTCTCGCCGTGGAACGCGCCCGTCAGCGTGATGAAGCGCGTGCGCTCCGGCTGCCCGTTCTGCGCCCAGTACTGCGCGGCCATCTTGATGGCCACCTCCACCGCGGTGCTCCCGTTGTCCGAGTAGAAGACGCGCGACAGGCGCTCCCCCGAGGGCAGGTCCGCGCGCTCCGAGCCCGGGGCGATGGCGACCAGCTCGGCGGCGAGCGCGGCGGCGGGTTCGTGCGTGATTCCAGCGAGCGAGACATGGGGCAGCCGGCCCGCCTGCTCGACGAGGGTCCGCACCAGGCGCGGGTGACGGTGGCCCAGGGTGGACACCCACCAGGAGCCGTTCGCGTCCAGGTAGCGCCGCCCGTCCACGTCGAAGAGGTAGGGCCCCTCCGAGCGCGCGATGACCAGCGGGTTCGTCCCCGCGATGTACGCCTCCATGGCGGTGTACGGGTGCCAGACGTGCTGCTTGTCCAGCTTGACGATGTCGGCCCGCTCCATGGGTGTTCCCCTTCCCCTGCGTGTGACGTGTAGGCGGAGCGCTCCGTACCGGAAACCGGCCCCCTTGCGCCCCGCGTCAACGCGGCGGGCCACACGTTGGACTGATGGCGCCCTGAAGCCCGGGCCCCTTCGGAGCCCCCGGGGAGGCATCTTCCGTCCCGGGATGACGTGGCCATGACATGGGCGGTGTTGGCTCTCCTGGACACCGAACCGGGAAAAGCGCCATGGCCGTCCTCATCTTCTTCGTCTCGCACTGGCTGCTCTGTGTGTTCTTCCAGAGCTTCTTCCAGCACCGGTACGCCGCGCACCGCATGTACACCATGGGTCCGCGCACGGAGCGGGTGATGCACCTGCTCACCTACCTGGTGCAGGGCTCGTCGTACCTGTCGCCCAAGGCCTACGCGATTCTTCACCGCGAGCACCACGCCTTCTCGGACACGGAGAAGGACCCGCACTCGCCGCACTTCTTCACGGACGTGTTCCGGATGATGCTGCACACGAAGAAGCGCTACGACGACTTCGCGGCGGGCAAGGGTGAGACGGAGAAGCGCTTCCTCGGGGGCTATCCCGAGTGGCCGCTGGTGGACGACACGCTGCGCACCTCGTGGGTGGCGACGCTGGGCTGGGTGGCATTCTACGCCTCGTTCTACGTGCTGTTCGCCACGTCGCCCTGGCAGTTCCTGCTGCTGCCGGTGCACTTCCTGATGGGGCCGGTGCACGGGGCCATCGTGAACTGGTGCGGCCACAAGTACGGCTACCGGAACTTCGACAGCAGCGACAAGTCGCGCAACACGCTGCCCGTGGAGGTGCTGTGCATGGGCGAGCTGTTCCAGAACAACCACCACAAGTACGGCAGCAGCCCGAACTTCGCGGCGCGCAAGTTCGAGGTGGACCCCACGTGGCAGGTGATGCGCGTGCTGGCGAAGCTGGGCGTCATCCGCATCGCCACTCCCCAGCGCGCGGTGTGGCCGGAGCCCCGCGAGGCGGCGCGTGAGGCAGGGGTCGCCCGGGCGGCCTGAAGCCTCCGGGGGCCCGCCAGGCTCCTCGCAAGACCTTGAAGGACACGTCGCGCCGAGGGGATGACCGTCCCCCCGGCGCGAGTCGTTTCCGGCCGTTACCTCCACCGGAGGCCGGGCGAGCGGGCGGGTGGGCGGCGCGAACGCGGGGCCCGCGTTAGAACTGCTCCCCGTGCCTACAGAGACCCCGCTCCGCCTCCGTATCCTCGACGCAGTCACAGACGTCCCGGCCGCTGACTGGGACGCGCTGGCCGGCCTGGACGCACCGCCCTTCATCCGGCACGCGTGGCTGGCGGCGATGGAGGAGAGCGGCAGCGCCACCGAGGAGACCGGCTGGGCGCCACATCACCTGACGCTGTGGCGGGGCGAGAGGCTGGTGGCGTCGGCGCCCGCGTATCGCAAGTTCCACAGCATGGGCGAGTACATCTACGACTTCGGGTGGGCGGACGCGGCGGCCCGGCTCGGCGTGGAGTACTACCCGAAGCTCATCGTCGGTGGGCCGTTGTCCCCGGCCACGGTGCCGCGCCTGCTCGTGGCCCAGGGTGAGGACGTGCCCGCGATGCGCAAGGCGCTGTTGGCCGCGGCGGTGGAGAGCGCGCAGGAGGCGGGTTGCTCGTCGGTGCACTTCCTCTACCCGACGGACGACGAGGCTGACTTCCTGGAGGAGCAGGGGCTGGCGCGGCGGGTGACGCTCCAGTTCCATTGGAAGAACCCGGGGTACGGCGGGTACGACGACTACCTCTCGCGGTTCGACTCCAAGCGGCGCAACCAGCTCAAGCGCGAGCGGGCGGCGGCAGCCACGCAGGGAATCCTCCTGCGCACGGTGCGGACCACGGAGCTGACCCCGGCGCACGCGAAGCGCGCGTACGAGTTCTACACGGCCACGTGCGAGCGGCACGCGTGGGGGCAGATACAGCTCACGCCGGGGTTCTTCTCGCGGGTGTTCAAGGCGATGCCGGACCAGGTGGAGATGGTGGAGGCGGTGCGCGAGGGACGGGTCATCGCGGGGGCCTTCAACCTGGCGACGAAGGAGCGGCTGTATGGCCGCTATTGGGGCAGCACGGAAGAGCACCCGTTCCTGCACTTCCACGTGTGCCTGTACCACTCGGTGGACGACTGCATCCGCGCGGGGCGCAAGGTGTTCGAGCCGGGCGCGGGCGGCGAGCACAAGGTGTCACGAGGCTTCGAGCCCACCGCGGTGCACAGCGCGCACGTCATCTTCGACCGCAGGTTGGACGGCGCGGTGCGCGACTACGTGCGGCGTGAGCGGGCGAGGTTGAACATGGCGGTGGAGGAGGCCGAGCAGATCTGCGGCCTCAAGCCCTGGCCCTTGAAGCAGGCCAGCGGCACCTGACCCGCGTCGACTGATAAGACTCTGTGTCTGAAAGGGGCAGGGTCGATGTCGGGAATCGTCGCGCTGTGGGATGCATGGTGTGCGCGTCAGCGTCGCGCGGGCTTCGAGGGGCGCCAGGGAGTCGAGCCACTCACCCGCGAAGAACTCGAGCGCTACGAGGCCGCGTTCTGGCGACGAGGCTTCGAGCTGCCTGGAGACTTGAGGGCGCTGCTCGAGGCACGCGGCATCGTCTGGGTGACGCCCATCGAATCGGACGAAGGAGAGACGATTCCTGGGCTGCGCCTCCTGAACGACCTGTGGCGGCTCGATGACGACGACCGCCACCTGGAGCTGGCCGAGCTGAATGGCGTGGCGGCCGCGCGGCACTGGTTGTTGTTCACCACGGAGCGAGGAGACCTGGAGCCCGCGTGGGCGTTCGACCACCGCTTCGGCGCGCAGGGCGTGGGCAGTTATCACCAGGACCTCGTCTGCACCGACCCGGTGGGAGAGGACGAGCCGTTGCCCCTGGCGTCTCCCAATCTGGAGGCGTGGCTCGCCGCGAAGCTCGACGACATCGAGACACGACGACGAGGACTGAGCCTCGAGTCCCTCCCCCAGGAGCAACACCCCGTCGAGAGCTTCACGCAGCAGCAAGCGGCGGTGCTCGCGAGGGTGGAGGCGAGGCATCAGCGAGAGGCCTTGAACTGGAAGACCCTCGACCGTGACTGGCGGTACCTCGCGAGCGGGACACGAGACGAAGCCGTGCTCCGTCAAATCCTCGAGGGAGTCCGTCGAGACCGACAGCAAGGCCGCCCGGGCGTGCCCTTCGACGCGATTGCACGAGGGGGAAGCTGGCCCTGGGACTATCCAGGTCCTGCCCAGTTGGCGGCGCGGCTCGATGAGCCTTCGAGACGCAAGGTGATGGCCTGGGCGCTCGAACGGGCGGGAGGTACGGCGCTCTCCGCCGCCATCGAAACGCTGCGCTCGGGGCAACCGGGCTCACGTGAGCTGCAGCGACAAGTCTCGGCGGCCGGCTGGGTCGAGCGAGCCATCGACCTGTCGACGCCAGCGGGTCGAGGACGTGTCCTCGCACGTGCGTCGGCGCTCGCGCTGTCATCGGACCTGTCCGAGAGCAACATGGAGCGAGTGCTGACGCTCTGCGCGAACGTGGGCGGAGGGGCCCCCGGCGCATGGAACCTGCTCGACGCCTGGGACCACCTCGAAGAAGTCCTGGCCGGACGCACCCAGCCGGGCATCGAGCGAGCAGCGCCGCCACCCGAATCAGCGCTCGTCCACGAGCTGCGGGCCTATGTGCAAACCCATCCAGGTCCACAGCGAGCCCTCGCCGATGACCTGGCCACGAGCTGGGGCCCACGGCTCACCACCGCCGCGCCCACGGACCGCGAGTCGCTGACACGGGTCCTGAAATCAGCCCTCAAGTCCCCGAAGCTCGCCGAGGCACTGAGCGCACTGCTCGCACGACTGCCCTGACTGGCCCAGCGGTCAGGTCCCAGTTCCCTGCCGCAAGTACGACGCGAGGTCGGGCCACTCCACCCACTCCTGGCTCTCGGCCCGCCGATTCACGACCTTGAAACCCCGAGGGGTCATCTCGCCATGTCCGATGAGCACCAGGTCCTCGACGGCGGGGGGATATCTCCATTTCCCCTTGATGGCTGACTCACGAATCGCGGTGACGTACTCCTCCACATGGTTCGCGTCGCGCCCGTAGCCAATCATCACCCGAAGCGGCGCATAGCCGACCATGAGCTTCCAGAAGTCCTCCATGAAGGAGTGGACGTTCCAGTTGTTTTCATGCTCGAGAATCACGACCGGCTGGGTGAACGTGCCCCAATCAGAAAAGAGGGTGTAGTCGAAGAGGAACTCACGCGCCCACCCCGTCTTCATCATGCTCGGCGCCCAATCGCGGGGGGCTTCGATGCTGGTCGAGCAGGCCGCCAGATTGAGTTCGCGAGCAGCGGCCTGAAGCCTTCTCGCCATGAACTGGGTCCAGTTCTTCGACCCCTCGACGGGCTCCTCGACGTTCCAGTCCACCGGCAACGCGTTCGTCAGAGACCGCGCGAAGTCCAAGGCATTCACGGCGTCAGGCATGTACCCCCCACGTTCAGGCGCTTCGTCCGCGAAGCGTGCGCGGGTCAATCGCGCACCGTGCCGAACTCAATACCAGAAGCACGCTCAGGCATTCACTCGGCACGGCGGGGTCTGAACGGCACCTGACATCCAGACCCGCGCGGGCCCAAGCTCACCGCACCGGATGCGTCGTCCAGCGCATCCCATCCGCGCTCGAGGCCAGCACGTGGCTCCCGGCCAACCACAGCCGGTCCGCGCCAGCGATCAACCGCCCCACGTCCGGCACGTTCCTCGCCACCGAGGACTCCTTGGGAACGGCGCGCCGCTCGAACCCCGAGGCATCCACGCGGTACACCCCCTCCGCGTCCGCGACATAGAACTCGCCGCCCCACCGCTCCGCCGAGTGGATGCGACCCACGCGCGCGACCACGCGGCACCCCTCTGCCGTGCCCAGGATGACATCCCCCCGCGTCGTCCCCGCGACCACCGCTCCCGAGGGGAAACACCGCACGAACGACACCTCGCCACTCACGAAGGAGTGGACCTCGCGCCACCCCCCCTCCCCGTGCATCCAGAGGCCCTGGCCCCCCGCGTAGAGCACCCGCCGCCCGTCCGCGCCCAGGCAGCTGTCCAGCGCGAGCACCCGCCCCGGCAGCGCGCCCAGGGACTGCGCCCAGCGCATCACCCCGCCCTCGCGCACGAGCACCCCCACCTCCGCTGGCGAGTCGAGCCCGAACCCCCGGCTCCCCGCCAACACGACCTCCTCGCCGCTGAAGCACGCCTGCGTCCCCACGAGCCCCGCGGGCGCCCCCTCGTACTGCAACGCCTCCCACACCCCACCCTCGCCCGCCCGCACGGCCATGAACCAGGCTGAGCCCCCATACGAAACCAGCGCGCCGTGGCGCCCCGACCCCAACAGGCGCAGCGCGTCGACCGTCCCCGTCTGCGTCACCCGCTCCAGCGTCCACCCACCCGCCGTGCGGACCGCCACCGACTGGTACGCGTCCACCTCGAACCTGGCGTCCTCCCCACCGTCCTCGTCGTCCTCGGAGCCGGAGTCGACCAGGGTGGAGTACGCCTCCGAATCGATGGGCAGGTTCCAGTCCTCGACCGGCCCCGGCCCACCCCCGTGGTCATTGTCC
The Myxococcus guangdongensis genome window above contains:
- the bioA gene encoding adenosylmethionine--8-amino-7-oxononanoate transaminase codes for the protein MERADIVKLDKQHVWHPYTAMEAYIAGTNPLVIARSEGPYLFDVDGRRYLDANGSWWVSTLGHRHPRLVRTLVEQAGRLPHVSLAGITHEPAAALAAELVAIAPGSERADLPSGERLSRVFYSDNGSTAVEVAIKMAAQYWAQNGQPERTRFITLTGAFHGETLGSTSVGGVREFRDIFGPLLFDVVHVPSPAEEGGWERAFAQVQAALREHPEDIAGVIVEPVIQGASGMQMYSPDFLRAVREATRAVDTFLIADEVFTGMGRTGARFAVDLAGVVPDLLCLAKALSGGLMPFAVTLASERIFSGFLGASSRALYYGHSYCGNPLGAAIAREVLAVYRDEDVLGQVARKAPKVKAAFERMAATIPGLVRPRAVGMVGAVDLGGGGYLASGGWRVYEAARKRGLYLRPLGDTVYIAPALNIPDAALDELLGGMEESLREVAGG
- a CDS encoding acyl-CoA desaturase; this encodes MAVLIFFVSHWLLCVFFQSFFQHRYAAHRMYTMGPRTERVMHLLTYLVQGSSYLSPKAYAILHREHHAFSDTEKDPHSPHFFTDVFRMMLHTKKRYDDFAAGKGETEKRFLGGYPEWPLVDDTLRTSWVATLGWVAFYASFYVLFATSPWQFLLLPVHFLMGPVHGAIVNWCGHKYGYRNFDSSDKSRNTLPVEVLCMGELFQNNHHKYGSSPNFAARKFEVDPTWQVMRVLAKLGVIRIATPQRAVWPEPREAAREAGVARAA
- a CDS encoding GNAT family N-acetyltransferase; this translates as MPTETPLRLRILDAVTDVPAADWDALAGLDAPPFIRHAWLAAMEESGSATEETGWAPHHLTLWRGERLVASAPAYRKFHSMGEYIYDFGWADAAARLGVEYYPKLIVGGPLSPATVPRLLVAQGEDVPAMRKALLAAAVESAQEAGCSSVHFLYPTDDEADFLEEQGLARRVTLQFHWKNPGYGGYDDYLSRFDSKRRNQLKRERAAAATQGILLRTVRTTELTPAHAKRAYEFYTATCERHAWGQIQLTPGFFSRVFKAMPDQVEMVEAVREGRVIAGAFNLATKERLYGRYWGSTEEHPFLHFHVCLYHSVDDCIRAGRKVFEPGAGGEHKVSRGFEPTAVHSAHVIFDRRLDGAVRDYVRRERARLNMAVEEAEQICGLKPWPLKQASGT